A window of Rhizobium sp. CC-YZS058 genomic DNA:
GCGGCGATGCTCGGTGATGATCTTGCCGGGCAGCACGCCGATCACCGAGGTTTCGCCGTCGCTGTAGGGAACGGCGAAGGCCGAGGGCTCGATCCGGCCGGCCTTGACGCTGTCGAGCCCGACCGGGGCAACCGGCGTCCGGGTGGCGAACAGGGTCTCCGTCACCCGCCGGCCGGCGGCGAAGACATGGGCGGCGCGGGCGCCCTCCAGGCTGTCGACGACCACGAGATCCGCCCGCCAGCCGGGCGCCACGAGGCCCCGATCAGCCAGACCAAAGGCCCGGGCCGCGGAAATCGAGGCGGCGCGATAGACGGCGAGGGGCGCGGCGCCCAGTCGGATCGCCTCGCGGATCATGAAGTCGAGATGGCCTTCCTCGGCAATGTCGAGCGGGTTGCGGTCGTCGGTGCAGAGCGCGAGGAAGGGGGACAGGCGTTCGGTCAGGATCGGCAGCAGCGCATGCAGGTCCTTCGAGACCGAACCCTCGCGCACGAGGATATGCATGCCCTTTCGGATTTTCTCCAGCGCTTCCTCCGCGCTCGTGCATTCGTGGTCGGTGCGGATGCCGGCCGAGAGATAGCCGTTGAGATCGAGGCCGCGCAGCAGGGGCGCATGCCCGTCGATATGGCCGCCCTGGAAGGCCTCCAGCTTGGCGAGGCAGACGGGATCCTTGTGGAGGACGCCGGGGAAGTTCATGAACTCCGCCAGGCCGATGACCTTCGGATGATTGCGGAACGGCAGAAGAGCCTCGATCGGCAGGTCGGCACCCGAGGTTTCGAGATGGGTGGCCGGCACGCAGGAGGAAAGCTGGACACGCACATCCATGATCGTCTGCTCGGCGGAGTCGAGGAAGAAGCGGATGCCCTCCGCTCCGAGCACATTGGCGATTTCATGCGGATCGCAGATTGCCGTCGTCACGCCATAGGGCAGCACGCAGCGATCGAATTCATGCGGCGTGACCAGCGAGGATTCGATATGCAGATGCGTGTCGATGAAGCCTGGAACGACGGTAAGGCCCGAAATGTCGATTTCCTCCCGCCCCGCATAGCGCCCGCAGGTGCCGACGATGCGGTCGCCGCAAATGGCGATGTCGGAGGAGACCAGATCCCCGGTGACGAGATCGAAGAAGCGGCCGTTCTTCAGCACGAGATCGGCCGGCACGCGACCGGTGCCCTGGTCGATCAGGTCGGGGAGGGAAGCAGACATCGGGCTCTCCGTGGTCTCGGGTCGGAACCCGATCCTAGACCAGATCCTCGCCTGTGCGAAAGCGCTCCGAGGAAGAACTGGACGATGCGTGCTGGCGCAGGCTAAGCCGCTGCCGAAGCAGAGGGAGATGCGTGCGATGATCAGACCTTTCGGCGGAGGCGACCTCGCGCGCCTTCTCCATGGCTTCGGGCCGGCATCGGCCTCGGTCAGCCGGCGGGAGATGCTGCGCTCGGGGCTCGGCGCCCTGCTCGGCATCGGCTTTGCGGCGGTTCTGGCCTTCCTCCTGGCCGGGCCACCCCTGCCGCTGCTCATCCCGCCCATGGGGGCATCGGCGGTGCTGCTTTTCGCCGTGCCCTCCAGCCCGCTCGCCCAGCCCTGGAACATGCTGGTCGGCAATCTCGTCGCCGCAGTGATCGGTGTGAGCGTCGCGCTTCTGGTCGACGATGTGCTGCTCGCCGCAGCCCTTGCGATCGGGCTGGCGATCGGTGCCATGCTGGCATTGCGCTGCCTGCATCCGCCAAGCGGCGCCGTGGCGCTGACTGCCGTGCTCGGCGGACCGGCGATTCACGACCTGGGCTATGGTTTCGTGCTTTGGCCGGTCATGGGCAATTCGCTGCTGCTGCTGATCGCGGCGCTCAC
This region includes:
- the ade gene encoding adenine deaminase gives rise to the protein MSASLPDLIDQGTGRVPADLVLKNGRFFDLVTGDLVSSDIAICGDRIVGTCGRYAGREEIDISGLTVVPGFIDTHLHIESSLVTPHEFDRCVLPYGVTTAICDPHEIANVLGAEGIRFFLDSAEQTIMDVRVQLSSCVPATHLETSGADLPIEALLPFRNHPKVIGLAEFMNFPGVLHKDPVCLAKLEAFQGGHIDGHAPLLRGLDLNGYLSAGIRTDHECTSAEEALEKIRKGMHILVREGSVSKDLHALLPILTERLSPFLALCTDDRNPLDIAEEGHLDFMIREAIRLGAAPLAVYRAASISAARAFGLADRGLVAPGWRADLVVVDSLEGARAAHVFAAGRRVTETLFATRTPVAPVGLDSVKAGRIEPSAFAVPYSDGETSVIGVLPGKIITEHRRFQLPAKGNEAGADLGRDIIKVAVIERHGLNGNHANGFVQGFGLKKGAIASTVGHDSHNICVVGVDADDMALAANRLGEIKGGFVVVEDGRVTAEIALPVAGLMSLEPYESVRDTLQTLRKAAFSLGATLQEPFLQLAFLPLPVIPHLKISDRGLVDVDRFMLIG